A stretch of Mesorhizobium sp. M2A.F.Ca.ET.046.03.2.1 DNA encodes these proteins:
- the grxC gene encoding glutaredoxin 3: MADVTIYTRMMCGYCSAAKRLLDRKGVVYTEHDASFSPELRQEMISKAHGRTTFPQIFIGDTHVGGCDDLHDLESQGRLDVMLANGR, translated from the coding sequence ATGGCCGATGTGACGATCTATACAAGGATGATGTGCGGCTACTGCAGCGCAGCCAAGCGGCTGCTCGACCGCAAGGGCGTGGTCTATACCGAGCACGACGCCTCGTTCTCGCCGGAACTGCGCCAGGAAATGATTTCCAAGGCGCATGGGCGAACCACTTTTCCGCAGATTTTCATCGGCGATACGCATGTCGGCGGCTGCGACGATCTCCATGATCTGGAGTCGCAGGGCCGGTTGGATGTGATGCTCGCCAACGGGAGATGA
- a CDS encoding carbon-nitrogen hydrolase family protein, translating to MGVFKAAAVQMRSGTSPERNAADMEILVRQAAGQGATYVQTPEMTGALVRDKEAGAAAFTTEDKDIVVATARRLAKELGIHLHIGSTAIRRADGKLANRAFLFSPDGTLIAGYDKIHMFDVDLDNGESWRESASYEPGTEAVVTDVKGTKLGFAVCYDLRFPQLFRAEAMAGAEVLTVPAAFTRQTGEAHWHVLLRARAIENGAYVIAAAQGGLHEDGRETYGHSLIVDPWGRVIAEAAHNEPGVILAEIDPAQSLAARRKIPNLRNARDFIVNAGAGEAPRLRGAAS from the coding sequence ATGGGTGTTTTCAAGGCCGCCGCCGTGCAGATGCGTTCGGGCACGAGCCCCGAACGCAACGCCGCCGACATGGAAATCCTGGTGCGCCAGGCCGCCGGCCAGGGTGCCACCTATGTCCAGACGCCGGAAATGACGGGTGCGCTGGTGCGCGACAAGGAAGCCGGCGCGGCCGCTTTCACCACCGAAGACAAGGACATTGTCGTCGCCACCGCGCGCAGGTTGGCTAAGGAGCTCGGCATCCACCTGCATATCGGCTCGACGGCGATCCGTCGCGCCGACGGCAAGCTCGCCAACCGCGCCTTCCTGTTTTCACCCGACGGCACGCTGATTGCCGGCTACGACAAGATCCACATGTTCGATGTCGACCTCGACAATGGCGAGAGCTGGCGCGAATCCGCATCCTACGAGCCGGGAACGGAAGCGGTCGTGACCGACGTCAAAGGGACGAAGCTGGGCTTTGCCGTCTGCTACGACCTGCGCTTCCCACAGCTGTTCCGCGCCGAGGCGATGGCCGGGGCGGAGGTGCTGACGGTGCCCGCCGCCTTCACGCGCCAGACCGGCGAGGCGCATTGGCATGTGCTGCTGCGCGCCCGTGCCATCGAGAACGGCGCCTATGTCATCGCTGCTGCCCAAGGCGGCCTGCATGAAGACGGCCGCGAGACCTATGGCCATTCGCTGATCGTCGATCCGTGGGGGCGCGTCATCGCCGAGGCCGCGCATAACGAGCCGGGCGTGATCCTTGCCGAGATCGATCCGGCGCAGTCGCTTGCGGCGCGCCGCAAGATCCCCAATCTCAGGAATGCGCGGGATTTCATCGTCAATGCCGGCGCAGGCGAAGCGCCGCGTCTCAGGGGTGCTGCCTCTTGA
- a CDS encoding DUF1178 family protein: protein MIRFSLICEHEHEFEAWFRSNDDFDTQKKRGFVDCPSCGSRKIEKALMAPAVSTSRRQEKVALAMGEAQKQALAQLKALAEKVRENADYVGDKFAEEARKIHFGETDPRGIYGEATPEEAQSLIEDGVEFMPIPSFPDDRN, encoded by the coding sequence TTGATCCGCTTTTCCCTGATCTGCGAGCACGAGCACGAATTCGAAGCCTGGTTTCGCAGCAATGACGACTTCGACACCCAGAAGAAGCGCGGCTTCGTCGATTGCCCGAGCTGCGGCTCGCGCAAGATAGAGAAGGCGCTGATGGCGCCGGCCGTTTCGACCTCGCGCAGGCAGGAGAAAGTCGCTCTAGCGATGGGCGAGGCGCAGAAGCAGGCGCTGGCGCAGTTGAAGGCGCTGGCCGAGAAGGTGCGCGAGAATGCCGACTATGTCGGCGACAAGTTCGCCGAGGAAGCGCGCAAGATCCACTTCGGCGAGACCGATCCGCGCGGCATCTACGGCGAGGCGACGCCGGAGGAGGCGCAAAGCCTGATCGAGGATGGCGTCGAGTTCATGCCGATCCCGAGTTTTCCGGACGACCGGAATTAG
- a CDS encoding MarR family transcriptional regulator, translated as MDRAGRAMEQWRRERPDLDVSPMGVIGRLNEASALIARDRLAPVFARFGLQAGEFDVLATLRRSGSPYALTPTELYEATMVTSGAMTARLDRLEKAGLIQRAPHPSDRRGVVVQLTAKGRELTDTALAAHVANEHEILAGLTQEDREMLAKLLEKLIGSLSLPS; from the coding sequence ATGGATCGGGCGGGCAGGGCTATGGAACAGTGGCGGCGGGAGCGGCCGGATCTCGACGTGTCGCCGATGGGGGTGATCGGACGGCTGAACGAGGCCTCGGCGCTCATTGCGCGCGACCGGCTCGCGCCGGTCTTCGCCCGCTTCGGGTTGCAGGCCGGCGAGTTCGACGTGCTGGCGACATTGCGCCGGTCGGGCTCGCCCTATGCGCTGACGCCGACCGAGCTATATGAGGCGACGATGGTGACGTCCGGCGCCATGACTGCCCGCCTCGATCGCCTGGAAAAGGCCGGTCTGATCCAGCGCGCGCCGCACCCAAGCGATCGGCGCGGCGTGGTTGTGCAGCTCACCGCGAAAGGCCGCGAGCTCACCGACACCGCACTCGCCGCTCATGTCGCCAACGAGCACGAAATCCTCGCCGGCCTGACGCAAGAGGACCGCGAAATGCTGGCGAAACTGCTGGAAAAACTGATCGGAAGCTTGAGTTTGCCGTCCTAA
- a CDS encoding DMT family transporter has protein sequence MKFLWDSAIGLLVVTGGLLGMTLPFGKLATAAGVPAMVWAFIISVGAGGVLLLALLLRGERIRLTPHKLRYFFVTAAISYAIPNLLMFSAIPHLGAGYTGIMFTLSPVITLVFSILLGVRRPNLLGVIGIAVGFVGAVMVALTRGEAGQAADYFWVAIGLLIPVSLAAGNIYRTVDWPEGTGPIELAVGSHLASATLLLIGILTLLGWQAFAPLAGVPLVIVGQVASASAMFVFFFRLQAVGGPVYLSQIGYVAAAVGLFAGTILLGEHYQLLTWLGAAIITAGVFITTKAQSQNGAPASVRIEPASSRS, from the coding sequence ATGAAATTTCTCTGGGATTCGGCTATCGGCCTTCTGGTCGTGACCGGCGGCCTGCTCGGCATGACGCTGCCCTTCGGCAAGCTCGCCACCGCCGCCGGAGTGCCGGCCATGGTCTGGGCTTTCATTATATCGGTCGGCGCAGGCGGAGTGCTGTTGCTTGCGCTTCTGCTGCGCGGCGAGCGCATCCGGCTGACGCCGCACAAGCTGCGCTATTTCTTCGTCACCGCGGCGATTTCCTATGCCATCCCCAATCTTTTGATGTTTTCCGCCATCCCGCATCTCGGCGCCGGCTACACCGGCATCATGTTCACGCTGTCGCCGGTGATCACACTGGTGTTCTCGATCCTGCTCGGCGTCAGGCGTCCGAACCTGCTCGGCGTCATCGGCATCGCCGTCGGCTTCGTCGGCGCGGTGATGGTCGCGCTGACGCGCGGCGAGGCCGGCCAGGCAGCGGACTATTTCTGGGTGGCGATCGGGCTGCTCATCCCGGTCAGCCTTGCCGCTGGCAACATCTATCGTACCGTCGACTGGCCGGAAGGCACCGGCCCGATCGAGCTCGCCGTCGGCAGCCATCTGGCCTCGGCCACGCTGCTCCTCATCGGCATACTGACGCTTTTGGGCTGGCAGGCCTTCGCACCGCTCGCCGGAGTGCCGCTGGTGATCGTCGGGCAGGTCGCCTCGGCCTCGGCAATGTTCGTCTTCTTCTTCCGCCTGCAGGCCGTCGGCGGCCCGGTCTATCTCAGCCAGATCGGCTATGTGGCAGCGGCCGTCGGCCTGTTCGCCGGGACGATCCTTCTCGGCGAGCACTACCAGCTTCTGACCTGGCTGGGTGCGGCCATCATCACCGCCGGTGTGTTCATCACCACGAAGGCGCAAAGCCAAAACGGCGCGCCTGCGTCGGTCCGGATCGAGCCGGCGTCGTCCCGCAGCTAA
- a CDS encoding flavin reductase family protein, whose product MANAEGPVSVADFRAAMRLIVGNVSVITAGVGDDRTGLVVISVVSLSAEPPKVIACVNRSSSTWPVVERYRHFGVNSLGPQHQRVAERFSGFGGIKGKDRYEGAEWTTLKTGASLLTDAVAAFDCSLDEMIDRGAHSIVIGSVEAVRIQDAGQALIYWRGGYRPLEA is encoded by the coding sequence ATGGCCAACGCGGAAGGTCCGGTCAGCGTCGCGGATTTCCGCGCCGCCATGCGGCTCATCGTCGGCAATGTCAGCGTCATCACCGCCGGCGTCGGCGACGACCGTACCGGCCTTGTCGTCATCTCGGTGGTGTCGCTGTCGGCGGAACCGCCGAAGGTGATCGCCTGCGTCAACCGCTCCTCGTCGACCTGGCCGGTCGTCGAGCGCTACCGGCATTTCGGCGTCAACTCGCTCGGGCCTCAGCACCAGCGGGTGGCCGAGCGCTTCTCCGGCTTCGGCGGCATCAAGGGCAAGGACCGCTATGAGGGTGCCGAATGGACGACGCTGAAGACCGGCGCATCGTTGCTCACCGATGCGGTGGCCGCGTTCGACTGCAGCCTCGACGAGATGATCGACCGCGGCGCGCATTCGATCGTCATCGGTTCGGTCGAAGCTGTCAGAATCCAGGACGCTGGGCAGGCTCTGATCTACTGGCGGGGCGGCTATCGGCCGTTGGAAGCCTGA
- the ubiG gene encoding bifunctional 2-polyprenyl-6-hydroxyphenol methylase/3-demethylubiquinol 3-O-methyltransferase UbiG translates to MPEPRRSTIDAGEVERFSALAAEWWNPNGKFRPLHKFNPVRLAYIRDQVAARFGRDPRAARPFEGLRFLDIGCGGGLLCEPMARLGAEVVGADASATNIEVAKLHAAEAGVGIDYRAATAEELADAGETFDVILNMEVVEHVADVDLFVAKCGQMVRPGGIMFVATINRTLKALGLAIIGAEYVLRWLPRGTHQFGKLVRPDELEKALGAAGLTVIDRTGVIYHPLADRWQRSKDMDVNYMVLAEKASV, encoded by the coding sequence ATGCCAGAACCCCGCCGATCGACCATCGATGCCGGAGAAGTCGAACGCTTTTCCGCCCTTGCCGCCGAATGGTGGAACCCGAACGGCAAGTTCCGTCCGCTGCACAAGTTCAATCCGGTTCGGCTTGCCTATATCCGCGACCAGGTAGCGGCGCGTTTCGGCCGCGATCCGCGCGCGGCGCGGCCTTTCGAGGGCCTGCGCTTCCTGGACATCGGCTGCGGCGGCGGCTTGCTGTGCGAGCCGATGGCCCGGCTTGGCGCCGAAGTGGTCGGCGCCGACGCTTCGGCGACGAACATCGAAGTGGCCAAGCTGCATGCGGCGGAAGCCGGTGTCGGCATCGACTATCGCGCCGCGACGGCCGAGGAACTGGCGGACGCCGGCGAGACCTTCGATGTCATCCTCAACATGGAAGTGGTCGAGCATGTCGCCGATGTCGACCTGTTCGTCGCCAAATGCGGCCAGATGGTCCGCCCGGGCGGCATCATGTTCGTCGCCACGATCAACCGCACGCTGAAGGCGCTCGGCCTTGCCATCATCGGCGCAGAATATGTGCTGCGCTGGCTGCCGCGCGGCACGCATCAGTTCGGCAAGCTCGTGCGGCCGGACGAATTGGAAAAGGCGCTGGGCGCCGCCGGGCTCACGGTGATCGACCGCACCGGCGTCATCTATCATCCGCTGGCCGACCGCTGGCAGCGCTCGAAGGACATGGACGTCAACTACATGGTGCTGGCAGAGAAAGCCTCGGTCTGA
- a CDS encoding putative glycolipid-binding domain-containing protein, protein MRIETSILWRRLDQEGHDACLLGETDDGWCLKGHALFVHDGKSSSLAYEVSCDSGWRTRAARVDGFVALQELRFEIERRADGQWLLNGKGQAEAAGLVDIDLGFTPATNLLPIRRLDLGPGKTTPAPAAYLAFPQLELVRLDQTYRRLDESRYAYAAPMFGYEAVLTVSLAGFVVDYPSLWRSAA, encoded by the coding sequence ATGCGCATCGAGACTTCGATCCTTTGGCGCCGGCTCGACCAGGAAGGCCACGATGCCTGCCTGCTCGGCGAGACGGATGATGGTTGGTGTCTCAAGGGACATGCCCTCTTCGTCCATGACGGCAAGTCGTCCAGCCTTGCCTATGAGGTGAGTTGTGATTCCGGCTGGCGCACGCGCGCGGCGCGGGTCGACGGCTTTGTCGCGCTGCAGGAGTTGCGCTTTGAGATCGAGCGCCGGGCCGACGGCCAATGGCTGCTCAACGGCAAGGGCCAGGCGGAGGCAGCCGGCCTTGTCGACATCGACCTCGGTTTCACACCCGCCACCAATCTTCTGCCGATCCGCCGCCTCGATCTTGGCCCCGGCAAGACGACGCCCGCCCCAGCCGCCTATCTGGCTTTTCCCCAGCTCGAGCTTGTGCGCCTCGATCAGACCTATCGTCGGCTCGACGAAAGCCGCTACGCCTACGCCGCGCCCATGTTCGGTTATGAGGCCGTGCTGACGGTTTCGTTGGCCGGCTTCGTTGTCGATTATCCAAGCCTGTGGCGAAGCGCTGCCTGA
- a CDS encoding antibiotic biosynthesis monooxygenase — MTETLEIVTFRLKPGSEAGFVANNRVMTDWLARQPGFLARHLGKREDGTWVDVVRWQSLDQAQAAADRIIAEIGDSEAMQAIEPASVVMSHAEIALSR; from the coding sequence ATGACCGAAACCCTGGAAATCGTCACCTTCCGCCTCAAGCCCGGCTCCGAAGCCGGCTTTGTCGCCAACAACCGGGTCATGACCGACTGGCTCGCCCGGCAGCCGGGCTTTCTTGCCCGTCACCTAGGGAAGCGTGAGGATGGCACCTGGGTGGATGTCGTGCGCTGGCAGAGCCTGGATCAGGCCCAGGCGGCGGCAGACCGCATTATAGCCGAGATCGGCGACAGCGAGGCCATGCAGGCGATCGAGCCCGCCAGCGTTGTCATGAGCCATGCCGAGATTGCGCTGTCGCGCTGA
- a CDS encoding aspartate kinase — translation MARIVMKFGGTSVADIARIRNVARHVKREVDAGHEVAVVVSAMAGKTNELVAWTREASPMHDAREYDAVVASGEQVTAGLLAITLQSMGVHARSWQGWQIPIKTDNAHGAARILDIDGAFLIKRFGEGQVAVIAGFQGIGPDNRIATLGRGGSDTSAVAIAAAVKADRCDIYTDVDGVYTTDPRIEPKARRLAKISFEEMLEMASLGAKVLQVRSVELAMVHRVRTFVRSSFDDPDAPGMGDLLNPPGTLICDEEEIVEQQVVTGIAYAKDEAQISLRRVGDRPGVAAGIFGPLAEANINVDMIVQNISEDGKFTDMTFTVPSGDVDKALAVLDKLKAEVGYDVVQSEAGMSKVSVIGIGMRSHAGVAATAFKALADKAINIRAITTSEIKISILIDGPYTELAVRTLHSVYGLDKQ, via the coding sequence ATGGCGCGTATCGTGATGAAATTCGGCGGAACCTCGGTCGCCGACATCGCCCGCATCCGCAATGTGGCGCGCCATGTCAAACGCGAGGTCGATGCCGGCCATGAGGTGGCGGTCGTGGTTTCGGCCATGGCCGGCAAGACCAACGAACTGGTCGCCTGGACCCGCGAGGCCTCGCCGATGCATGACGCGCGCGAATATGACGCGGTCGTCGCCTCGGGCGAACAGGTCACCGCCGGCCTGTTGGCGATCACGCTGCAGAGCATGGGGGTGCACGCCCGCTCGTGGCAGGGCTGGCAGATCCCGATCAAGACCGACAATGCGCATGGCGCGGCGCGCATCCTCGACATCGACGGCGCCTTCCTGATCAAGCGCTTCGGCGAGGGCCAGGTGGCGGTCATCGCCGGTTTCCAGGGCATCGGGCCGGACAACCGCATCGCCACCCTCGGCCGCGGCGGCTCCGATACAAGCGCCGTCGCGATCGCGGCGGCGGTGAAGGCCGACCGCTGCGACATCTATACCGATGTCGACGGCGTCTACACCACCGATCCGCGCATCGAGCCGAAAGCCCGGCGTCTGGCCAAGATTTCCTTCGAGGAAATGCTCGAAATGGCTTCGCTTGGCGCCAAGGTTCTGCAGGTGCGCTCGGTGGAGCTTGCCATGGTACACAGGGTGCGTACCTTCGTGCGGTCGTCCTTCGACGATCCCGATGCGCCCGGAATGGGGGATTTACTCAATCCGCCCGGAACGCTTATTTGCGACGAGGAAGAGATCGTGGAACAGCAGGTCGTCACCGGAATTGCCTACGCCAAGGACGAAGCGCAGATTTCGCTGCGCCGCGTCGGCGACCGTCCAGGCGTCGCCGCCGGCATTTTCGGCCCGTTGGCCGAGGCCAACATCAATGTCGACATGATCGTCCAGAACATTTCCGAGGACGGCAAGTTCACCGACATGACCTTCACGGTGCCGTCGGGCGATGTCGACAAGGCGCTTGCCGTGCTGGACAAGCTGAAAGCCGAAGTCGGTTACGATGTCGTGCAGTCGGAAGCCGGCATGTCGAAGGTCTCGGTCATCGGCATCGGCATGAGGAGCCATGCCGGCGTCGCCGCCACCGCCTTCAAGGCGCTGGCCGACAAGGCGATCAACATCCGCGCCATCACCACTTCCGAGATCAAAATCTCGATACTGATCGATGGTCCCTATACGGAACTTGCAGTTCGTACTTTGCATTCCGTCTACGGTCTGGATAAGCAATAG
- the ptsP gene encoding phosphoenolpyruvate--protein phosphotransferase has translation MRDTAGGPRVLLKRLRELMQEPLEPQERLDRIVRDIASNMVAEVCSLYVLRADSVLELYATEGLNPNAVHLSQLRLGQGLVGTIAASARPLNLSNAQEHPAFAYLPETGEEIYNSFLGVPVLRAGRTLGVLVVQNKTMRHYRDDEVEALETTAMVIAEMIATGDLARLTRPGLELDLRRPVSFTGLSFNEGVGLGHVVLHEPRIVVTNLFNEDSEEEVRRLQSSLGSLRLSIDDMLERREVAFEGEHREVLEAYRMFANDSGWVRRLEEAIRNGLTAEAAVEKVQSDMRARMLHMTDPYLRERMSDFDDLANRLLRQLMGRGPEDVAAALPKDAIIVARSMGAAELLDYPRDKLRGLVLEDGAATSHVVIVARAMGIPVAGQMKGAVSMAENGDAIIVDGEEGTIHLRPQSDLEAAYAEKVRFRARRQEVYRELRKKPSLTKDGVPVDLLMNAGLAVDLPQLTESGAAGIGLFRTELQFMVASTFPRAEAQERLYRDVLDAARGKPVTFRTIDIGGDKVLPYFKGAIQEENPALGWRAIRLTLDRPGLLRTQIRALLKASGGRELKLMLPMVTELSEIAQAREIIDREVRHLSRFAHHLPTSLKLGAMLEVPSLLFQLDELMKAVDFVSVGSNDLFQFMMAVDRGNTQLADRFDTLSAPFLRVLKTIADAGVRNNTPVTLCGELAGKPISAMALIGLGFRSISMSPASIGPVKAMLTELPLQELKDFFKDNLMAPSLGTPMRALLQAFADDRSIPL, from the coding sequence ATGCGTGATACGGCCGGTGGCCCGCGCGTTCTGCTCAAACGGCTTCGCGAGCTCATGCAGGAGCCGCTGGAGCCGCAGGAGCGGCTCGACCGTATCGTGCGCGACATCGCCTCCAACATGGTGGCGGAAGTCTGCTCGCTCTATGTGCTGCGCGCCGACTCCGTGCTCGAGCTCTACGCCACCGAAGGTCTGAACCCCAACGCCGTCCACCTGTCGCAGTTGCGGCTGGGGCAGGGCCTGGTCGGCACGATTGCCGCCAGCGCGCGGCCGCTCAACCTGTCCAACGCGCAGGAGCACCCGGCCTTCGCCTATCTGCCGGAGACCGGCGAAGAGATCTACAACTCCTTCCTCGGCGTGCCGGTGCTGAGGGCGGGGCGCACGCTGGGCGTGCTGGTGGTGCAGAACAAGACCATGCGCCATTATCGAGACGACGAGGTCGAGGCGCTGGAAACCACGGCGATGGTGATCGCCGAGATGATCGCCACCGGCGATCTCGCGCGCCTGACCCGGCCCGGGCTGGAGCTCGACCTGCGCCGTCCGGTGAGCTTCACCGGCCTTTCCTTCAACGAGGGCGTCGGCCTCGGCCATGTCGTGCTGCACGAGCCGCGCATCGTCGTCACCAACCTGTTCAACGAGGACAGCGAGGAGGAGGTGCGCCGGCTGCAGTCCTCGCTCGGCTCGCTCAGGCTGTCCATCGACGACATGCTGGAGCGGCGCGAAGTCGCCTTCGAGGGCGAGCACCGCGAGGTGCTCGAGGCCTATCGCATGTTCGCCAATGACAGCGGTTGGGTGCGCCGGCTGGAAGAGGCGATCCGCAACGGCCTGACCGCGGAAGCGGCGGTCGAGAAGGTGCAGAGCGACATGCGCGCCCGCATGCTGCACATGACAGACCCTTATCTGCGCGAGCGGATGAGCGATTTCGACGACCTTGCCAACCGGCTCCTGCGCCAGTTGATGGGGCGCGGCCCCGAGGATGTCGCGGCCGCGCTGCCCAAGGACGCCATCATCGTCGCCCGTTCGATGGGCGCGGCCGAACTGCTCGACTATCCGCGCGACAAGCTGCGCGGCCTGGTGCTGGAGGATGGCGCCGCGACCAGCCATGTCGTCATCGTCGCCCGCGCCATGGGCATTCCCGTCGCCGGCCAGATGAAGGGCGCCGTTTCCATGGCGGAAAACGGCGACGCCATCATTGTGGACGGCGAGGAAGGGACCATCCACCTGCGGCCGCAGTCGGATCTCGAGGCCGCCTATGCCGAAAAGGTCCGGTTCCGGGCCCGACGGCAGGAAGTGTACCGGGAACTGCGCAAGAAGCCGTCGCTGACCAAGGATGGCGTTCCGGTCGATCTCCTGATGAATGCGGGTCTTGCCGTCGATCTGCCGCAGCTGACCGAATCGGGCGCCGCCGGCATCGGACTCTTCCGCACCGAATTGCAGTTCATGGTCGCCTCGACCTTCCCGCGCGCCGAGGCGCAGGAGCGGCTCTACCGCGACGTCCTCGATGCCGCGCGCGGCAAGCCGGTCACCTTCCGCACCATCGATATCGGGGGAGACAAGGTGCTGCCTTATTTCAAGGGCGCGATCCAGGAGGAAAACCCGGCGCTCGGCTGGCGCGCGATCCGGCTCACGCTCGATCGTCCCGGCCTGCTCAGAACGCAGATCCGGGCGCTGCTGAAAGCCAGCGGCGGCCGCGAGCTGAAGCTGATGCTGCCTATGGTGACCGAGCTGTCGGAGATCGCGCAGGCGCGCGAGATCATCGACCGGGAGGTCCGGCACCTGTCGCGCTTTGCCCATCACCTGCCCACCAGCCTTAAGCTCGGCGCGATGCTGGAAGTGCCCTCGCTCTTGTTCCAGCTCGACGAACTTATGAAGGCGGTGGATTTCGTTTCGGTCGGCTCCAACGACCTCTTCCAGTTCATGATGGCGGTCGACCGCGGCAACACGCAGCTTGCCGACCGTTTCGACACGCTTTCGGCGCCGTTCCTGCGGGTGTTGAAGACGATTGCCGATGCCGGCGTGCGCAACAACACGCCGGTGACGCTGTGCGGCGAGCTTGCCGGCAAGCCGATCTCGGCAATGGCGCTGATCGGCCTCGGCTTCCGCTCGATCTCGATGTCGCCGGCCTCGATCGGCCCGGTCAAGGCGATGCTGACAGAGCTGCCGCTGCAGGAGCTGAAAGACTTCTTCAAGGACAATCTGATGGCGCCCAGCCTGGGAACGCCGATGCGGGCGCTGCTGCAGGCGTTTGCCGACGACCGTTCTATTCCGCTCTAG
- the prfA gene encoding peptide chain release factor 1, whose translation MINLPRDRMDQVVKRFDMLEAQMAAGPAADQYVKMASEYADIQEMVGKIRSLRAAEQEQADLEAMLADKATDAEMRALAEADLPEVESRIEALQKDIQILLLPKDAADERNAILEIRAGTGGDEAALFAGDLFRMYERYAASRGWRFEVVSASDGEVGGYKEIIASVSGKGVFAHLKFESGVHRVQRVPETEAGGRIHTSAATVAVLPEAEEVDIDVRPEDIRIDTMRASGSGGQHVNTTDSAVRITHLPTGIMVVQAEKSQHQNRARAMQILRARLYDLERSRADEERSESRKSQVGSGDRSERIRTYNFPQGRVTDHRINLTLYKLDRVMMGELDEVIDALIADHQSKLLADMSLDG comes from the coding sequence ATGATCAACCTGCCTCGCGACCGTATGGATCAAGTCGTCAAGCGTTTCGACATGCTCGAAGCGCAGATGGCGGCCGGGCCTGCCGCCGATCAATATGTCAAAATGGCTTCCGAATATGCCGACATCCAGGAGATGGTGGGCAAGATCCGGTCGTTGCGAGCAGCCGAGCAGGAGCAGGCGGATCTCGAGGCGATGCTCGCCGACAAGGCAACCGATGCCGAGATGCGGGCCCTGGCCGAGGCGGACCTGCCGGAGGTCGAGAGCCGCATCGAGGCGCTGCAGAAGGACATCCAAATCCTGCTCCTGCCCAAGGATGCGGCCGACGAAAGGAACGCCATCCTCGAAATCCGCGCGGGCACCGGCGGCGACGAGGCAGCACTGTTCGCAGGCGATCTCTTCCGCATGTATGAGCGCTATGCCGCCTCGCGCGGCTGGCGCTTCGAGGTCGTTTCGGCCAGCGACGGCGAGGTCGGCGGCTACAAGGAAATCATCGCCTCGGTGTCGGGCAAGGGCGTGTTCGCGCATCTGAAGTTCGAATCCGGCGTTCACCGCGTCCAGCGCGTGCCGGAAACCGAAGCCGGCGGGCGCATCCATACCTCGGCGGCGACGGTCGCTGTGCTGCCCGAGGCCGAGGAGGTCGATATCGACGTCCGGCCGGAGGATATCCGCATCGATACGATGCGCGCCTCGGGGTCCGGCGGTCAGCACGTCAACACCACCGACTCGGCGGTTCGCATCACCCACCTGCCAACCGGCATCATGGTGGTGCAGGCGGAGAAGTCGCAGCACCAGAACCGGGCGCGCGCCATGCAGATCCTGCGCGCGCGGCTCTACGACCTCGAGCGCAGCCGCGCGGATGAGGAGCGCTCTGAGTCACGCAAATCGCAGGTCGGGTCCGGCGACCGGTCGGAGCGCATCCGCACCTACAACTTCCCGCAAGGGCGCGTCACCGACCATCGCATTAACCTCACGCTCTACAAGCTCGACCGGGTGATGATGGGCGAGCTCGACGAGGTCATCGACGCGCTGATCGCCGACCATCAGTCGAAGCTGCTTGCCGATATGAGCCTCGATGGCTGA